The genomic stretch CCAAGGAAGATAATGACAAGTATACAGACGACATCCATTACACCTAAAATATGAAGTCTTGCATACACTATATTTTTTCTCTGCCCAAATCTAAAAAGTCCTAAAGCCACGCCAATAAGTCCCATTCCTGCTATTAGATAGAAATAAGGGAGTATCAATTCCATAAAAGAATATATGTTCATTCTGCAATCCCTCCTCTGAAGAACCTTGATATAATCAATGTTCCTACTGGCCCAAGTAAAAGTAAATATATTGCTATATCAGAAAAATATGGAATTCCATACATTTTTCCTACAATCATGAAACCCGTCGCAACACCAATTTCGGCAGCGCTTGCACCTGCTAGAGAATTACATACACCTCTAAAAGTTGTAACTCTAAGGCCAGAAATTATGGCAACAGCGAGTCCTATCAACATGACGTAAACGTAATAATCTTTAAGCTGGAGATAATGGCCGGCAATTAATATAACAGCTAAAATCAGCACCAATAAAATATTATTTTTGTTCATTTAATCCTCCACCATCTTTTTTATCCATCCCTCAAAAGGAATAACATCTTTTTGAGTTCTTGGAGAAATAACAGCTACAAGTAATTTCTGCTTTTCGGGAAATATATCAATCGTAAGAGTTCCTGGGGTAAGAGTGATACTGTTAGCAAGAATCGTCATTGAAACAGGTCGCTTAAGAACTGTATCTATCTCCATGACTTGCGGATCAATTTTACCATTAATACATTGAATAAAAACGTCTCTTGCTGAAACAATAATATAATACACCAATCCTATAAAATAAATAATACCCCAAAATGGTCTCATGGCTTTGCTCATTTTTACACCTTCAGGAATTTGAGTAAAAGGTTTATTTATAGTTTATAAATGTTTCGTCAATCGTTAATTAGCGACAATTACTTAAAAAAAATATTATTTATTAAACATAAAAACAATAAAAACCTTTAAATATAGCTTAAAAAACGTGTTTTAAATAAAGGTAGATGGTTCTCTTGGAAATCGAAGATAAATGGCAAAAAAGATGGGAAGAAGCAAAAATCTTTTATTCTGATCCCAACAATAAGAAAAAATTTTTTGTAAACTTTCCTTATCCATATGTTAATGG from Methanofastidiosum sp. encodes the following:
- a CDS encoding cation:proton antiporter (subunit G of antiporter complex involved in resistance to high concentrations of Na+, K+, Li+ and/or alkali), coding for MNIYSFMELILPYFYLIAGMGLIGVALGLFRFGQRKNIVYARLHILGVMDVVCILVIIFLGSPVAILAALAHFFLMPFAVHSISWADFTEADDYV
- a CDS encoding Na+/H+ antiporter subunit E — encoded protein: MRPFWGIIYFIGLVYYIIVSARDVFIQCINGKIDPQVMEIDTVLKRPVSMTILANSITLTPGTLTIDIFPEKQKLLVAVISPRTQKDVIPFEGWIKKMVED